From Streptomyces sp. NBC_01460, a single genomic window includes:
- a CDS encoding DUF4391 domain-containing protein, with product MTPDDVVDALGLPADCAVDVRVPKTQLQAHSDFSAADRRLLQDGIDTLRWAAAIRPDAVGIPAYTAPDGSRRIPELHVMTLRARTGTKLTRMEELLHRAVPYPILLVSEQESGPRVSVALKRMSHGRNDEVTLDSPPVTASVGDVPAPVGDAFLSALPLDRQPRSDLSTVYEGWLASTVALRVAAAIGEFALAGTLDASQTQLTALTESSRLEAEINKLVTQIKKEKQIPRRIELQDQIKVKRIALSAAHDKLRLA from the coding sequence ATGACTCCGGACGACGTGGTCGACGCTCTTGGGCTGCCTGCCGACTGCGCTGTGGATGTCCGGGTGCCCAAGACTCAGTTGCAGGCGCACTCCGACTTCAGCGCCGCTGATCGGCGGTTGCTGCAGGATGGCATCGACACCCTGCGCTGGGCCGCCGCGATACGCCCTGATGCCGTGGGAATCCCTGCGTACACGGCCCCGGATGGCAGTCGGCGCATTCCAGAGCTCCACGTCATGACTCTGCGGGCCCGGACCGGAACCAAGCTCACTCGCATGGAAGAACTCCTCCATCGAGCCGTGCCATACCCGATCCTGCTCGTTAGCGAACAGGAGTCCGGACCCCGTGTTTCGGTTGCACTCAAGCGCATGTCACATGGTCGGAACGATGAGGTCACATTGGACAGTCCGCCTGTGACCGCTTCCGTCGGAGACGTCCCCGCGCCGGTGGGCGATGCTTTCCTGAGCGCGCTGCCGCTCGACCGACAACCGCGCAGCGACCTCAGCACGGTCTACGAGGGTTGGCTGGCCTCCACGGTTGCCTTGCGTGTCGCTGCGGCGATCGGAGAGTTTGCGCTCGCGGGCACCTTGGATGCGTCACAGACCCAGCTGACTGCCCTGACGGAGAGCAGCCGACTCGAGGCAGAGATCAACAAGCTGGTCACCCAGATCAAGAAAGAGAAGCAGATCCCTCGCAGGATCGAGCTACAGGATCAGATCAAGGTGAAGAGGATCGCTTTGTCAGCGGCGCACGATAAGTTGCGTCTGGCGTAG